A single region of the Salvia miltiorrhiza cultivar Shanhuang (shh) chromosome 8, IMPLAD_Smil_shh, whole genome shotgun sequence genome encodes:
- the LOC130998151 gene encoding uncharacterized protein LOC130998151, giving the protein MPYLEAKRSGTNSENEDSDSSIFEVELLQNKADSDVQVPENGHELDESEISFVDSEFVENLDSRKSQIGNLFNLFGCAISWKSRLLQSVFALSITEAEYMGLTEAVKEVMWLKGLLENWSATGEDTVSKKIVQVLKVSIDDNVDNKLNKALPG; this is encoded by the exons ATGCCTTATCTAGAGGCTAAAAGAAGTGGCACAAATTCAGAAAATGAGGACTCAGATAGTTCAATATTTGAGGTGGAGCTCCTGCAGAATAAGGCTGACTCAGATGTTCAAGTACCTGAGAATGGACATGAACTAGATGAGAGTGAAA TTAGTTTTGTGGACTCAGAGTTTGTAGAAAATTTAGACTCTAGGAAGTCACAGATTGGAAATTTGTTCAACTTGTTTGGGTGTGCTATAAGTTGGAAATCTCGCCTGCTGCAATCAGTTTTTGCTCTATCAATTACCGAGGCAGAATATATGGGGCTAACAGAAGCTGTGAAAGAAGTCATGTGGCTTAAGGGATTGTTGGAGAATTGGAGTGCAACTGGGGAAG ACACAGTGAGCAAAAAGATTGTTCAGGTTTTGAAGGTCTCGATAGATGACAATGTGGATAACAAGCTAAATAAGGCACTACCTGGATAA